The following coding sequences are from one Nicotiana tomentosiformis chromosome 3, ASM39032v3, whole genome shotgun sequence window:
- the LOC138907844 gene encoding uncharacterized protein: MEDQFLQLFLEKFIPFTLSDDYRRQFECLQQDSMIVTQYETRFMDLSFHAIVLLPTERERVRRFIDRLTFSIRLQMAKETEDDIAFQRAIDISRQIEMVRGQERGLVFDKRPRHSGSFSGASSGGRGTLGRGHPPRAFQSTL; encoded by the exons ATGGAG gaTCAGTTTttacagctatttctagagaagttcattcctttcactTTGAGCGATgattaccgcaggcagtttgagtgTCTTCAGCAGGATAGTATGATTGTTACCCAATATGAGACTCGATTTATGGACCTATCTTTCCATGCCATTGTTTTacttcctactgagagggagagagtgaggagattcattgatagGCTCACTTTtagtatcaggctacagatggccaaggagactgaaGATGATATTGCTTTCCAGAGGGCCATAGATATTTCTAGAcagatcgagatggttcgtggtcaggagagggggCTGGTgtttgataagaggcctcgtcattctggtagttttagtggtgcctcgtctggtgGCAGGGGTACtcttggtagaggccatcctcctagggcATTTCAGTCAACGCTTTAG